In Micromonospora sp. NBC_01813, the following are encoded in one genomic region:
- the serA gene encoding phosphoglycerate dehydrogenase, with protein MNPVVLIAEELAPAAIDVLAHDFDVRHVDGTDRAALLAALADANAVIVRSATQIDAEALAAAPRLKVVARAGVGLDNVEVPAATARGVMVVNAPTSNIVSAAEQAIALLLAVARNTASASSALKAGEWKRSKYTGVEIQGKTVGVVGLGRIGVLFAQRIAAFGTRLIAYDPYIQPARAAQLGVRLVGLEELLRESDFISIHLPKTPETLGLIGEKELAIVKPGVRIVNAARGGLVDEQALADALAEGRVGGAGVDVYAKEPCTASPLFAFDNVVATPHLGASTAEAQDKAGLAVARSVKLALQGEFVPDAVNVQAGGVVAEDVRPLLPLAEKLGKVFTAVAGGVAASVTVDVRGEVVSNEVSVLKLAATKGLFSSVVEEQVTYVNAPHLAADRGVEVELVTQPDTTEAPNLVTVRGVLPDGGTVSVSGTVVHSGGRDLVRLTEVDGFDLELTAEGILLFFRYVDRPGVVGTIGSILGEAGVNIAAMQVARRSAGGEALMTLTVDSAVGAESLSSAASSIGATAASAVDLREE; from the coding sequence ATGAATCCTGTCGTACTGATCGCTGAAGAGCTCGCGCCCGCCGCCATCGACGTGCTCGCCCACGACTTCGATGTCCGTCACGTCGACGGCACCGATCGTGCGGCGCTGCTCGCCGCGCTCGCCGACGCCAACGCGGTGATCGTGCGCAGCGCCACCCAGATCGACGCCGAAGCGCTGGCTGCGGCCCCCCGGCTCAAGGTGGTCGCCCGCGCCGGCGTCGGCCTGGACAACGTCGAGGTACCGGCCGCCACCGCCCGGGGCGTGATGGTGGTCAACGCGCCGACCTCGAACATCGTCTCCGCCGCCGAACAGGCGATCGCCCTGCTGCTCGCGGTCGCCCGCAACACCGCCAGCGCCAGCTCCGCGCTCAAGGCCGGCGAGTGGAAGCGCTCGAAGTACACCGGCGTGGAGATCCAGGGCAAAACCGTCGGCGTGGTCGGGCTCGGCCGCATCGGGGTGCTGTTCGCCCAGCGGATCGCCGCGTTCGGGACCCGGCTGATCGCCTACGACCCGTACATCCAACCGGCCCGGGCCGCCCAGCTCGGGGTGCGGCTGGTCGGCCTGGAGGAGCTGCTGCGCGAGAGCGACTTCATCTCGATCCACCTGCCGAAGACGCCAGAGACGCTCGGCCTGATCGGTGAGAAGGAGCTGGCGATCGTCAAGCCCGGGGTGCGGATCGTCAACGCCGCCCGTGGTGGCCTGGTCGACGAGCAGGCACTGGCCGACGCGCTCGCCGAGGGCCGGGTCGGCGGCGCCGGGGTGGACGTGTACGCCAAGGAGCCGTGCACCGCGTCGCCGCTGTTCGCCTTCGACAACGTGGTCGCCACCCCGCACCTGGGCGCGTCCACGGCCGAGGCGCAGGACAAGGCGGGGCTCGCGGTGGCGCGCAGCGTCAAACTGGCCCTGCAGGGCGAGTTCGTGCCGGACGCGGTCAACGTCCAGGCCGGCGGGGTCGTCGCCGAGGACGTCCGCCCGCTGCTGCCGCTGGCCGAGAAGCTCGGCAAGGTCTTCACCGCGGTGGCCGGCGGCGTCGCGGCCAGCGTCACCGTCGACGTACGCGGCGAGGTGGTCAGCAACGAGGTGTCGGTGCTGAAGCTGGCCGCCACCAAGGGCCTGTTCAGTTCGGTGGTGGAGGAGCAGGTCACCTACGTCAACGCGCCGCATCTGGCGGCCGACCGGGGCGTCGAGGTGGAGCTGGTCACCCAGCCGGACACTACCGAGGCGCCGAACCTGGTGACGGTGCGCGGGGTGCTGCCGGACGGCGGCACGGTCAGCGTCTCCGGCACGGTGGTGCACTCCGGCGGTCGTGACCTGGTCCGGTTGACCGAGGTCGACGGCTTCGACCTCGAACTGACCGCCGAGGGCATCCTGCTCTTCTTCCGCTACGTCGACCGGCCCGGTGTGGTCGGCACCATCGGGTCGATCCTCGGCGAGGCCGGGGTGAACATCGCGGCGATGCAGGTGGCCCGGCGCTCCGCCGGCGGTGAGGCGCTGATGACCCTGACGGTGGACTCCGCGGTCGGCGCGGAGTCGCTGAGCTCCGCCGCGAGCTCGATCGG